GGAGGCGATCGTGGCGGAGTACGACGCCCGCGCGGCGCTGCCGAGGGACCGGGTGCGGACGGTGGTGGTGCGGGTTCCCGCGACGCTTTCAGAGCGGCCGGCCGCGTCGGGTACGCCAGTTGCGAACGCGTGGCAAGAAAATCACCGCTGTAACAGCGGTGATCGCGGCGGGGTGGCTGCGGCGGGGGTGGCGGAGTCACGCGCGGGCGGCGTTTCGAGTGCCACGGCCGACGGGCCGCCTCGCACCGGGGCTACAGACCGCGCGGCGCTTCTCGAGACGCGCAAGGTGTTCAGGTTCACCGCCACCGAGACGTTCGAGAAGAAGTTGGCAAAGATCAAGTCGCTGGCCTCGCACCGGCTGCCACCCAATCCGTCGTTCGAACAGGTCTTCGAGCTGGTGATGGATCATTTCCTGGCCAGGGAAGATCCGTCGGCGCGGCGTGAGCGGCGTTCGCGTCGGCGCGAGCCGCGGCGCGCACGGGGCCCGCATTCGTCGCCGGGAGATCGCTACGTCACCGCGGCGGTACGAGACGAGATCTTTACCAGGGACGAGGGGTTGTGCACATACACGGGACCGGACGGGAGGCGCTGCGGGTCCACGCATGTTCTACAAGTCGACCACATCCATCCCGTCGCGCGCGGCGGGACGAGCACGCCGGACAATCTGAGGCTGCTGTGTGCGTATCACAATCGTCTGGAAGCGGAGCGACTGATGGGAGTCCGCGCTACTTCTCCAGCGCCTTCTTCACGATGAACTCGCACAGGTCGTTGTAGGACATGCCCACCACCGCCGCCGCCTTGGGAACCAGGCTCATGGCGGTCATGCCCGGCAGCGTGTTGGCTTCGAGCAGGTACGCGCGGCCCTTCGGATCGAGACGATAGTCGAAGCGCGTGTACGTCGACAGTTTGAGTGCGGCGAACGCGCGCTTGGCGG
The Candidatus Krumholzibacteriia bacterium genome window above contains:
- a CDS encoding HNH endonuclease; translation: MSSSLRSLSDSEILSRTRELTHGERSCTLGVLVHLNEIERRELHLKQGFASMFAYCTRALGYAECAANLRIRTARCIARFPQVYHLLDAGEVNLSTVSQVSKILTTENRNGVLSRIRGKSQREVEAIVAEYDARAALPRDRVRTVVVRVPATLSERPAASGTPVANAWQENHRCNSGDRGGVAAAGVAESRAGGVSSATADGPPRTGATDRAALLETRKVFRFTATETFEKKLAKIKSLASHRLPPNPSFEQVFELVMDHFLAREDPSARRERRSRRREPRRARGPHSSPGDRYVTAAVRDEIFTRDEGLCTYTGPDGRRCGSTHVLQVDHIHPVARGGTSTPDNLRLLCAYHNRLEAERLMGVRATSPAPSSR